One Pectinophora gossypiella chromosome 25, ilPecGoss1.1, whole genome shotgun sequence DNA window includes the following coding sequences:
- the LOC126378170 gene encoding uncharacterized protein LOC126378170: MCSVYKICNFVLLVFLLSVESKLQLIFTDRPLQRIGARIYKKELLTNKFDDPKELAYDSATRNLYFMYMDDEIQNSGRAYVNVITKQAMKIKGIEKNKATAVDNENGDVYFGSENGLYKYDPIDNVARNIGLYNINILKLVIKYNEMYLIDANTHMLYKVYDNFRTVAKVDNMKTVIEFEVDNQSNIHYVAMCGLYCITKDHEIVKNKDLNLVYHFLIDEERTLGVKEDGIYNIDCKNGTAEKLADMDFFPRSIIYGDYGDIYYSTDNDIFRLRPVSSYLIYNIYGKRRSETDV, from the coding sequence atgtgtagTGTATATAAAATTTGTAATTTCGTACTACTGGTGTTTTTACTGAGTGTCGagtcaaaattacaattaattttcaCCGATCGACCATTACAACGAATTGGAGCAAGGATATACAAGAAAGAACTGTTGACAAACAAATTCGATGATCCAAAAGAGTTAGCATACGACTCTGCAACTAGAAACCTCTATTTCATGTACATGGACGATGAGATACAGAATTCTGGAAGGGCTTACGTAAATGTTATAACAAAACAAGCAATGAAAATCAAAGGGATTGAGAAAAACAAAGCGACAGCAGTTGATAACGAAAATGGTGACGTGTACTTTGGATCCGAAAATGGTCTTTATAAGTACGATCCTATAGATAACGTCGCAAGGAACATTGGTCTTTACaacattaacattttaaaactagttataaaatacaatgaaatGTACTTAATAGATGCAAATACACACATGCTGTATAAAGTCTATGACAATTTTAGAACTGTTGCTAAAGTGGATAACATGAAAACTGTAATAGAATTTGAAGTTGACAATCAGAGTAATATACATTATGTCGCTATGTGTGGTCTCTATTGCATCACAAAAGACCATGAAATTGTGAAAAATAAGGACTTGAATTTGGTATATCACTTCCTTATTGATGAAGAAAGAACTCTCGGGGTTAAAGAGGATGGTATTTATAATATAGATTGTAAGAACGGAACGGCGGAGAAGCTTGCAGATATGGATTTCTTCCCTCGAAGTATAATATATGGAGACTATGGAGATATATATTATTCGACAGATAATGATATATTTAGGTTAAGGCCAGTAAgttcttatcttatttataatatttacggGAAACGACGCAGTGAGACAGATGTTTAG